One Hordeum vulgare subsp. vulgare chromosome 4H, MorexV3_pseudomolecules_assembly, whole genome shotgun sequence DNA window includes the following coding sequences:
- the LOC123449602 gene encoding ylmG homolog protein 2, chloroplastic yields MASPHADPQQHHASAPPLLLAVRHVPFPGSQRPRALHGPDLAPLARRLDELAASAAAHPLLKPLFDLHHHLSTFSQSRRQRMVAMRQAACPLAGGEGCFAAVLGGSVAGMVVSNGVNSFLSLYNTVLVIRLVLTWFPNTPPAIVSPLSTVCDPYLNIFRGIIPPLGGLDLSPILAFLVLNALTGTAAALPAELPAQTAASGSVHPDELTSNQRKWMRRFRPGKPQVEDGAR; encoded by the exons ATGGCCTCGCCGCACGCCGACCCGCAGCAGCACCACGCGTCGGCGCCGCCCCTCCTGCTCGCCGTGCGCCACGTCCCCTTCCCGGGGTCCCAGCGCCCGCGCGCGCTCCACGGCCCGGACCTCGCCCCTCTCGCGCGCCGCCTCGACGAGCTCGCCGCGTCGGCGGCCGCCCACCCGCTCCTGAAGCCGCTCTTcgacctccaccaccacctctcCACCTTCTCCCAG AGCAGGAGGCAGAGGATGGTGGCGATGCGGCAGGCGGCGTGCCCGCTGGCCGGCGGCGAGGGGTGCTTCGCGGCGGTGCTGGGCGGGTCCGTGGCCGGCATGGTGGTGTCCAACGGCGTCAACAGCTTCCTCAGCCTCTACAACACCGTGCTCGTCATCCGGCTCGTCCTCACCTGGTTCCCCAACACGCCCCCCGCCATCGTCTCGCCCCTCAG CACGGTGTGTGACCCGTACCTGAACATCTTCCGGGGCATCATCCCGCCGCTGGGAGGGCTGGACCTGTCCCCCATCCTCGCCTTCCTGGTGCTCAACGCCCTCACCGGCACCGCCGCCGCGCTCCCCGCTGAGCTCCCCGCCCAAACGGCCGCGTCCGGCTCCGTGCACCCTGACGAACTCACCTCGAACCAGAGGAAGTGGATGAGGAGATTCCGCCCGGGGAAACCGCAGGTGGAAGACGGTGCCCGCTAG
- the LOC123449600 gene encoding copper-transporting ATPase PAA2, chloroplastic, with amino-acid sequence MATAPASSLLRARAQIPSANPLLFARRLRLPRNRRPAPASQQRLRLRLRLIPRELSAGAPRATADPSASTAAVDAPPVAEEGASATVLLDVSGMMCGGCAARVRSILAADARVENAAVNLLAESAAVRLRSPAPGAGEELAERLTVCGFPSAARRGGATAGAAESALKWKEMAARKSELLTRSRGRVAFAWTLVALCCGSHASHLLHSLGIHIGHGTFFDVLHNSYVKCGLAVVALFGPGRDILFDGLRAFKQGSPNMNSLVGFGSAAAFAISAVSLLNPELAWNSTFFDEPVMLLGFVLLGRSLEESARLKASSDMNELISLLSPQSRLIVTSSSDDLPSDGILNSDAITVEVPVDDVRVGDSVLVLPGETIPVDGNVTGGSSFVDESMLTGESLPVAKEKGCPVFSGTVNWDGPLRIKATTTGPSSTIAKIIRMVEDAQAHEAPVQRLADAIAGPFVYTVMTLSAATFSFWYLLGTHLFPEVLLNDISGPDGDSLLLSLKLAVDVLVVSCPCALGLATPTAILIGTSMGAKRGLLIRGGDVLERLAGIDAIVLDKTGTLTKGKPVVTSIASLAYDEVDILRLAAAVEKTALHPIANAIMKEAELCKLDIPTTSGQLTQPGFGCLAEVDGRLVAVGNLDWVHNRFETKASPTELSDLGKRLEFVPSSEASSSNQSKSIAYIGREGEGIIGAIAISDVLRDDAKSTVDRLQQEGIATYILSGDRKEAVEGIGEAVGIRSENRRSSLTPQEKAGIISTLQGEGHRVAMVGDGINDAPSLAAADVGIAMRTHSKENAASDAASVVLLGNRLSQVVDALSLSKATMAKVHQNLAWAVAYNIVAIPVAAGALLPQFDFAMTPSLSGGLMALSSIFVVSNSLLLQLHGSFQKTERPGPDDLKSRPKSQM; translated from the exons ATGGCCACCGCTcccgcctcctccctcctccgcgCGCGCGCCCAAATTCCCAGCGCCAATCCCCTTCTCTTCGCGCGACGCCTCCGCCTGCCGCGCAACCGCCGCCCGGCTCCCGCCTCCCAGcaacgcctccgcctccgcctccgcctcatcCCGCGCGAGCTATCAGCGGGCGCGCCCCGCGCCACGGCCGACCCCTCCGCCTCGACCGCCGCCGTCGACGCGCCCCCCGTGGCGGAGGAGGGCGCCAGCGCCACCGTGCTGCTCGACGTCAGCGGCATGATGTGCGGCGGCTGCGCGGCGCGGGTGCGGTCCATCCTCGCCGCGGACGCGCGGGTGGAGAACGCGGCGGTCAACCTCCTCGCCGAGTCGGCCGCGGTGCGGCTGCGGTCCCCGGCTCCGGGCGCCGGGGAGGAGCTTGCGGAGAGGCTGACCGTGTGCGGGTTCCCCTCcgcggcgcggcgagggggcgCGACCGCGGGGGCCGCGGAGAGCGCGCTCAAGTGGAAGGAGATGGCCGCCCGGAAGTCGGAGCTCCTCACCCGGAGCCGTGGGCGCGTCGCCTTCGCGTGGACGCTCGTGGCGCTCTGCTGCGGCTCGCACGCGTCCCATCTCCTCCACTCGCTCGGCATCCACATCGGCCATG GAACATTTTTTGATGTGTTGCATAACTCGTATGTGAAATGTGGCCTTGCTGTGGTGGCGCTGTTTGGGCCTGGAAGAG ATATACTTTTCGATGGTCTAAGAGCGTTCAAGCAAGGCTCCCCCAACATGAATTCTCTTGTAGGATTCGGGTCTGCAGCTGCATTTGCTATTAGTGCA GTTTCATTGTTGAACCCTGAATTGGCATGGAATTCAACCTTCTTCGATGAACCG GTCATGCTTCTTGGATTTGTACTTCTGGGACGATCTCTTGAGGAAAGTGCTAGGCTTAAGGCATCTAGCGATATGAATGAACTCATT TCACTCTTATCTCCTCAGTCGAGGCTAATCGTTACATCCTCAAGTGACGACCTTCCTTCAGATGGCATTTTGAATTCGGATGCAATAACAGTTGAAGTTCCTGTCGATGATGTCCGTGTTGGAGACTCGGTATTGGTTCTTCCAGGAGAAACTATTCCTGTAGAT GGAAATGTCACTGGAGGATCAAGTTTTGTGGATGAATCAATGCTTACTGGAGAATCCTTGCCGGTAGCAAAAGAAAAGGGATGCCCTGTATTTTCTGGAACTGTTAATTGG GATGGACCTTTAAGGATCAAAGCCACAACGACTGGACCGTCATCAACAATTGCTAAGATAATCCGCATG GTTGAGGATGCACAAGCACATGAAGCTCCTGTTCAAAGGCTTGCTGATGCAATTGCAGGGCCGTTTGTGTATACTGTTATGACGCTGTCTGCAGCAACCTTTTCTTTCTG GTACTTATTGGGCACACACCTATTTCCGGAGGTCCTTCTAAATGATATCTCTGGTCCTGATGGGGATTCATTGCTTTTGAGCTTGAAGCTTGCTGTGGATGTACTA GTTGTTTCCTGTCCATGTGCACTTGGATTAGCTACGCCTACAGCTATCTTAATAGGAACTTCCATGG GTGCTAAAAGAGGGCTACTTATTAGAGGAGGTGATGTTTTGGAGCGTTTGGCGGGGATAGATGCAATTGTTCTGGATAAG ACAGGGACGCTTACGAAAGGAAAACCAGTTGTTACTTCTATTGCTTCTTTAGCATATGACGAGGTGGACATTCTTCGCCTTGCTGCTGCAGTGGAGAAAACAGCATTGCATCCTATTGCAAATGCTATAATGAAGGAGGCTGAACTTTGCAAACTAGATATTCCAACGACAAGTGGGCAGCTTACACAGCCTGGTTTTGGCTGTTTGGCTGAAGTAGATGGGCGTTTGGTTGCAGTGGGTAATTTGGACTGGGTGCACAATCGTTTTGAAACCAAGGCGTCGCCAACTGAACTGAGTGATCTTGGAAAGCGCCTAGAATTTGTGCCTTCTAGTGAAGCATCATCTTCAAATCAGTCAAAATCAATCGCTTATATTGGTCGTGAAGGAGAAGGAATAATAGGTGCTATTGCTATCTCAGATGTTCTGCGTGATGATGCAAAATCAACTGTGGACAG GCTACAGCAGGAAGGAATTGCAACCTATATACTGTCAGGAGACAGGAAAGAAGCGGTGGAAGGCATTGGGGAAGCTGTTGGAATCAGGAGTGAAAACAGAAGGTCGTCCCTCACCCCACAGGAAAAGGCAGGCATTATATCAACTTTGCAAGGGGAGGGGCATAGAGTTGCCATG GTTGGCGATGGAATAAACGACGCACCATCCTTGGCAGCTGCTGATGTTGGAATAGCAATGCGGACTCACTCGAAAGAGAATGCCGCCTCTGATGCAGCTTCAGTAGTTCTACTAGGGAACAGACTTTCTCAG GTTGTAGATGCCCTATCCCTCTCTAAAGCAACTATGGCGAAAGTTCACCAGAACTTGGCCTGGGCGGTGGCGTATAACATAGTTGCCATCCCCGTCGCGGCGGGAGCGCTGCTGCCTCAGTTTGATTTCGCCATGACACCATCTCTTTCAG GAGGACTGATGGCCCTgagctccatctttgtcgtcagcaATTCTTTACTCCTGCAGCTGCATGGATCGTTTCAGAAGACGGAGAGACCAGGGCCCGATGATCTGAAGTCTAGACCAAAGTCCCAGatgtag